The genomic window CCGAGATCGGCATTGGGCACGCCGAACACCGCGGCGTCGGCGACCTTTGGGTGGGTGATCAGCAGATTTTCGCACTCCTGCGGGTAGATGTTCACGCCACCGGAGATGATCATGAAGGTCGCGCGATCGGTGAGGTAGAGGAAGCGGTCCTTGTCGACATAGCCGACGTCGCCGACTGTGCTCATGCTGCCGTCCGCCGAGCGCGCCTCCCGGGTCTTCTCCGGGTCGTTGAAATATTCGAACGGCGAGGCGGTCTTGAACCAGACCTGGCCCGGCGTGCCGGTCGGGCATTCCCTCATGTTCTCGTCGAGGATGTGGAGATCGCCGAGCAGAACCTTGCCGACGGTGCCGCGATGGGCGAGCCACTCCTCGCTGTTGCAGGCGGTGAAGCCGAGGCCCTCGGTGGCGCCGTAATATTCATGGATGATCGGGCCCCACCATTTGATCATGTCGTCCTTGACGAGGGCCGGGCAGGGCGCCGCGGCGTGGATCGCGATCTCCAGCGACGACAGATCGTAGCGGCTGCGCACCTCCTCCGGCAACTTCAGCATGCGCGAGAACATCGTCGGCACCAGCTGGGTGTGGGTGATGCCCCATTGCTCGACGAGCTCAAGGTAACGCTCCGGATCGAAGCTCTCCATGATGATCACGGTGCCGCCCATGCGGATCGTGAGATTGACCGCCGCCTGCGGCGCCGAGTGATAGAGCGGCGCCGGCGACAAATAGACCATGCCCTCGCGGTAGTGCCAAAGTTTCGTCAGGAAATCGAACAGCGGCAGATTGTGCTTTGGCGGCTCCTCCGGCAGCGGCCGCAGGATGCCCTTGGGCCGTCCGGTCGTGCCCGACGAATACAGCATCGCGGTGCCGAGCCACTCGTCTGCGATCGGCGTCGTCGGCAGATCGGCGGTCACCTCCGCAAGACCGACGATGCGGTCGCTCTCGCCCGGGCCATCGGCGACGATGCAGAGCTTGACGTCGGGGCAGGCCTGGATCGCCTCGCGCGCGATGTTGAGCTTCGCCACCGACGTGATCAGGATCTTGGATTGGCTGTTGACGAGGAGATAGGCGAGCTCGCCCGGTGTCAGGAAGGAGTTGATGCAGGTGTAGTAGAGGCCGGAGCGCTCGCCTGCGCCGCAGGCCTCGAGATAGCGCGAATTGTTCTCCATGAAGATCGAATAATGATCGAGCCGCTTCAGGCCGTGCCTGCGAAACAGATGCGCGAGGCGGTTGCTGCGTGCCTCCAGCTCGCGATAGGTAACGGTCTCGCCCGTCGCCGCCATGATGAAGGCAGGCTGGAGCGGACGTAGGCGGGCATGCTGACCTGGGTACATCAGTCCTCCGGCTTTTGGATCATGCGGCAAGAAGCAGGATTTCACGCACTTGCGCCGGGCTGTCGATCCTGCGCGGATTGTGCGGGATCCAATTCGTGCGCATCGCCTGTGCGGCGATGGCGTCGAAATGCTCCGGCGACACACGCACCTCGGCGAGGCTGCGCGGCATGCCGAGCGAGCGAATGAAGGCATCGAGCACGTCGGCGGCATCTCGGCCAGGAAAGCCCATGGCGGCCGCGACGATCATCTGGCGCTCGGCATTGTCGGGCGCATTCCAGCGCATCACCGCCGGCAGCATGACGCAGGAGGTGTAACCGTGCGGCACGTCGAAGGCCGCACCCAGCGCGTAGCCGATGCCGTGGCTCGCACCCATCGGCACGCCCGCTGCGAGTGCGCCCATCGACAGCCAGGTACCGATCTGCGCATCCATCCGCGCGTCGAGATCTGCAGGATCGGCCTTCACCCGCGGCAGCGCGTCGGCGAGCATGGCGAGGCCCTTCATCGATTGCGCGTCGGCATAAGGGTGCGTCTCGCGCGAGCAGATCGCTTCCACGCAATGGTCGACGGCGCGGACGCCGGTGGAGAGAAACAGCCATTCCGGCGTGTGCACGGTGATCGCGGGATCGAGGATGGTCGCGCGCGGCACCATGAGCGGATGCCGCAGCATCTGCTTCACATTCGTGCTGCGGTCGGTCACGCCCGCGATCGCGCTGAACTCGCCGCCGGCGATCGTGGTCGGCACGCTGATCTGGCGCACTGTCGGCGCGGTCATCTCGGGTGCGACGCCCTTGTGCACGCGGATGCGCTCGATGCCGCCGACATCGTCGATACCGTTGGCGAGGCAAAGCTGCACCGCCTTGGCGCCGTCGGTGATGGAGCCGCCACCGACGGTGACGATCAGATCGGCGTTCACCTCGCGCGCCGCATGGGTGGCGGCGATCACCGCCTCGCGCGGCGTATGCGCCGGCATGGCGTCGAACAGGCCGGCGCAGCGCTCGCCGAGCGCCTCCCTGATCTTCGTGATCTCGTCGGTCTGCCGGTTGAGCGTGTCCGAGACCATCAGGAAGGCGCGGCGCGTTCCCAGCCGGTCCATCTGCGCGACGATGGCTTCGGCTGCGGGATGGCCGAACACGACCTCCTCGATCGCGCCATAAACGACACGTCCCTGGTGCACGCTTGTCCTCCCCGGACAATTCGTCTTGTTTTTGTAGGGGTAGTCTAGACGAGCAGTTGCGGCCCGTCATGCGCGAAGACGCTGGGCCTCTTCTTAACCCTCCCCCTCCAGGGCAGGGCTATCGCATATGGCGTGAATAATGCTTCGGCATCGGCAGTGGGCTCCCTCTCCCGCTTGCGGGGGAGGGCGGGCGTGGGGTGCCTCCGCGTCGGGATTGTCGGGAATTGCGGAGGCGATCCCAGTGCGGTGAGAGCCCTCACCCGCCGCGCTCGGGACGATGCTTCGCATCGCCCGGGACGCGTCGGCCTCTCCCGCAAGCGGGAGAGGCGGAGCAAACTCGCGGGTGGTCCCCGCGAAATGCATATCGGCTAATCCCCCTGTCAACCCGCCATCCGGTCAGGGCATGCGGCCGGGCATTGCGCGTGCATTGGTCTTGAAGAGTTCATCATTGCCGCCCATGTTGTGTCCCCCGCGAGTGGGCGCCTATCCCGCATTTTCCGCGGCTTTTATGCGAGGACCTGGGATGACTGGACCGGACGGAAGCGAGCAGATTGTCAAAAAGCACGATTTCGTTCAGCACAGCGCAATTGCCGGGCTTCTCGCCGCGGCATTCGCCCTGTCCGGCTGCGACAAGCCGGCGTCGCAGGCCGCTGCCCCGCCGCCGGTGCCGGTGACGGTCGCCCAACCGGTCAAGCGCACTGTCACTGATTGGGACGAGTTCACCGGTCGCTTCGAGGCGGTCGAGGAGGTGCAGGTGCGCCCCCGCGTCGGCGGCTTCGTCAACTCGGTCGAGTTCCAGGACGGCGCCATCGTGCGTCAGGGCGATCTGCTCTACGTGATCGATTCCCGTCCGTTCGAGGCGGTGGCTGCGCAGGCAGAGGGTCAGCTGTCGGACGCGCGGGCCAAAGTGGAGCTTGCCAAGCGCGAGCTCGACCGCGGTCTCAACCTGGTGCAGACCAGCGCGGTCTCGGAGCAGGTCGTCGATCAGCGCCGCCAGGCCTTGCAGGCCGCACATGCGGCCGAGACGCAGGCCGAGGGCGCGCTGAAGGCCGCCAAGCTCAACATCGAGTTCACGCATGTGACGGCGCCGCTGACCGGTCGCGTCAGCCGCCACCTCGTCAGTCCCGGCAATCTCGTGCAGGGCAGCGACAACGGCGCTTCGACGCTGCTGACCTCGATCGTCACGCTGGATCCGATCTACATCTATTTCGACATGGATGAGGCGACCTTCATCAAATACAGCAAATTATGGTTCGAGGGGCGGCGCCCAAGTTCGCGCGACACCGCGAACCCGGTGCAGGTGACGCTGGCCGGTGAAACCAAGCCGTCGCATGAGGGCACCGTGAACTTCCTCGACAACCGCCTCGATGTCTCGACCGGCACGCTGCGCAGCCGCGCGGTGGTCAAGAACACCGACCTGTCGATCCTGCCCGGCCAGTTCGGGCGTGTCCGCCTGATCGGCAGCGCGCCCTATGAGGCGCTGCTGATTCCGGACGTCGCTATCGCGACCGACCAGTCCCGCAAGATCGTGTTCGTGGTGAAGCCCGATGACACGGTCGAGGCGCGTCCCGTGGTGCTCGGGCCGCTCGATGACGGCCTGCGCGTGATCCGCGAAGGGTTGAAGGCGGAGGACCGCGTCATCGTCAATGGCATCCAGCGCGCCCGCGTCGGCGCCAAGGTCACCCCGCAGACCGCGCAAGCCCCGGCCGGTGGCAAGTCATGAATCTTGGCCGCCTCTCCATCAACCAGCCCATCCTGGCGATGGTGCTGTCGATCGTGCTGCTGATCGTCGGCGCGATCGCCTACACCACGCTGCCGGTCTCCGAATATCCGCAAGTGGTGCCGCCCACCGTGGTCGTCACCACGCAATATCCCGGCGCCTCCGCGCAGACTGTGTC from Bradyrhizobium zhanjiangense includes these protein-coding regions:
- a CDS encoding AMP-binding protein, which codes for MYPGQHARLRPLQPAFIMAATGETVTYRELEARSNRLAHLFRRHGLKRLDHYSIFMENNSRYLEACGAGERSGLYYTCINSFLTPGELAYLLVNSQSKILITSVAKLNIAREAIQACPDVKLCIVADGPGESDRIVGLAEVTADLPTTPIADEWLGTAMLYSSGTTGRPKGILRPLPEEPPKHNLPLFDFLTKLWHYREGMVYLSPAPLYHSAPQAAVNLTIRMGGTVIIMESFDPERYLELVEQWGITHTQLVPTMFSRMLKLPEEVRSRYDLSSLEIAIHAAAPCPALVKDDMIKWWGPIIHEYYGATEGLGFTACNSEEWLAHRGTVGKVLLGDLHILDENMRECPTGTPGQVWFKTASPFEYFNDPEKTREARSADGSMSTVGDVGYVDKDRFLYLTDRATFMIISGGVNIYPQECENLLITHPKVADAAVFGVPNADLGEEVKAVVQPMPGVVPGPALAEELIAFCAKSLSRQKVPRSVDFEKELPRLPTGKLYKRLLRDRYWGNKASRIV
- a CDS encoding iron-containing alcohol dehydrogenase produces the protein MHQGRVVYGAIEEVVFGHPAAEAIVAQMDRLGTRRAFLMVSDTLNRQTDEITKIREALGERCAGLFDAMPAHTPREAVIAATHAAREVNADLIVTVGGGSITDGAKAVQLCLANGIDDVGGIERIRVHKGVAPEMTAPTVRQISVPTTIAGGEFSAIAGVTDRSTNVKQMLRHPLMVPRATILDPAITVHTPEWLFLSTGVRAVDHCVEAICSRETHPYADAQSMKGLAMLADALPRVKADPADLDARMDAQIGTWLSMGALAAGVPMGASHGIGYALGAAFDVPHGYTSCVMLPAVMRWNAPDNAERQMIVAAAMGFPGRDAADVLDAFIRSLGMPRSLAEVRVSPEHFDAIAAQAMRTNWIPHNPRRIDSPAQVREILLLAA
- a CDS encoding efflux RND transporter periplasmic adaptor subunit, giving the protein MTGPDGSEQIVKKHDFVQHSAIAGLLAAAFALSGCDKPASQAAAPPPVPVTVAQPVKRTVTDWDEFTGRFEAVEEVQVRPRVGGFVNSVEFQDGAIVRQGDLLYVIDSRPFEAVAAQAEGQLSDARAKVELAKRELDRGLNLVQTSAVSEQVVDQRRQALQAAHAAETQAEGALKAAKLNIEFTHVTAPLTGRVSRHLVSPGNLVQGSDNGASTLLTSIVTLDPIYIYFDMDEATFIKYSKLWFEGRRPSSRDTANPVQVTLAGETKPSHEGTVNFLDNRLDVSTGTLRSRAVVKNTDLSILPGQFGRVRLIGSAPYEALLIPDVAIATDQSRKIVFVVKPDDTVEARPVVLGPLDDGLRVIREGLKAEDRVIVNGIQRARVGAKVTPQTAQAPAGGKS